Within Candidatus Cloacimonadota bacterium, the genomic segment CAATCATGTTGGCGATCTTTTCCTGGTGGGGATTTTCCCTGTTTTTGAAAAAAGAGTAATTTATGAGTTTAGTTCAGGCCGGTGATAAATTACACGATCTTGTGTATTCTATTGCCGGTAATGAACATAAAGATATTCTCACCTTATTTTTTAACTGGAAAAAGATCGTTGGAAATATCCTCTCAGATCGAGCTTCAATTCACAAACTGGAACATAATGTCCTTTTTATTGCTGTTTCCAATAATGTCTGGATGCAGGAACTCATCCTCAGAAAAAGTAAAATAATTGCTGATATAGATTTAATTCTGAAAATAAAATTAGATGATATTGTTATTTTCCTGAAAGATGCTCAGTTCAGATACAAAAAACCAAAGCCAAAAAGAAGAA encodes:
- a CDS encoding DUF721 domain-containing protein, whose amino-acid sequence is MSLVQAGDKLHDLVYSIAGNEHKDILTLFFNWKKIVGNILSDRASIHKLEHNVLFIAVSNNVWMQELILRKSKIIADIDLILKIKLDDIVIFLKDAQFRYKKPKPKRR